The following are encoded together in the Planctobacterium marinum genome:
- a CDS encoding efflux RND transporter periplasmic adaptor subunit, which produces MKNALILTAALVSSLVCFSSSAQTPPAKPVNVGVVEKSVFVPTVDIVGSIYSRNNVQLTAGVGGRLEFVAEPGTYLVEGDTVARIDQLPLQLQQAEQEAEIKREQINIKYLAREVDRLKNLRESNSASAFQLDQTQSQYDLAQADLEIAKLRLRQINDQLSRAVVKAPFDGVITDRIREAGGM; this is translated from the coding sequence ATGAAAAATGCATTAATACTAACCGCCGCTTTGGTTTCTTCACTGGTCTGTTTCAGTAGTTCGGCGCAGACGCCTCCTGCAAAACCTGTGAACGTTGGTGTTGTTGAAAAGTCCGTGTTTGTGCCAACAGTGGATATTGTTGGCAGTATTTACAGTCGCAATAATGTACAACTTACTGCGGGTGTCGGCGGACGTTTGGAGTTTGTGGCAGAGCCCGGTACTTATCTGGTGGAAGGTGACACCGTAGCGCGCATTGATCAGCTACCGCTACAGTTACAACAGGCGGAGCAAGAAGCGGAAATCAAGCGGGAACAAATCAACATTAAATATCTAGCAAGAGAAGTGGATCGATTGAAGAATCTTCGCGAGAGCAATAGCGCTTCTGCCTTTCAATTAGACCAAACTCAGTCGCAATATGACCTCGCTCAAGCGGATTTGGAAATTGCCAAATTGCGCTTGCGACAAATCAACGATCAATTGAGCCGGGCAGTGGTGAAAGCGCCTTTTGATGGGGTGATCACCGACCGAATCCGCGAAGCCGGGGGGATGTGA
- a CDS encoding efflux RND transporter periplasmic adaptor subunit, giving the protein MNRSDVLVTMLDTENLEGRIFVPVKYLPFLRTSKEVLIKSENNQISAAIKAIIPAADRQSQSFELRVSLPAGANESWTSGELITATVPVRAPQETLTVHRDALILRKEGTYVVVIDDENKAHRHLVQVGEGMKERVSIQSDAIQAGDKVATRGAERIQDGQTVTIARPNA; this is encoded by the coding sequence GTGAACCGTAGTGATGTGCTGGTGACCATGTTAGACACAGAAAACCTGGAAGGACGCATTTTTGTGCCAGTGAAATACTTACCATTCCTACGCACCAGTAAAGAAGTGTTGATTAAATCGGAAAATAATCAAATAAGTGCCGCCATCAAAGCCATTATTCCGGCCGCAGATCGCCAGTCTCAGTCTTTTGAACTCAGAGTGAGTTTACCTGCAGGTGCTAACGAAAGCTGGACCAGCGGTGAGTTGATTACCGCCACCGTTCCCGTCAGAGCGCCGCAAGAGACTCTGACTGTGCATCGCGATGCCTTGATCCTGCGTAAAGAAGGGACTTACGTAGTGGTGATTGACGATGAGAACAAGGCCCACCGCCATCTGGTGCAAGTGGGTGAGGGTATGAAGGAGCGCGTTAGTATTCAAAGTGATGCGATTCAAGCCGGAGACAAAGTGGCTACTCGTGGTGCAGAGCGCATTCAGGATGGACAAACCGTTACTATTGCCAGGCCAAATGCTTAA